Below is a window of Phoenix dactylifera cultivar Barhee BC4 chromosome 7, palm_55x_up_171113_PBpolish2nd_filt_p, whole genome shotgun sequence DNA.
CTGCTTTTCAGGGTAATGGATAGAAGTAACAGCAGCATGAGTGAGCAAGACagagataaaaaaatattatggccAACTGAGAACCAAATGTTCCATTGGTAATGGAATCTGAAATTACAAATCTACCAAACTATAATCAACTCCATAATGCCACAAAGTACTCCAACACTTACGCCAACTTAGAATATGTTTCCTTTAACCCAATGGATGGTGACAACAAACAATCCTGGGTGGTTGAATCTcagagaaaatttgaatctgattTTTCAATTACGCTGCTCGGCTGCTTGTAAAAAAGACATTAGGGAAGTTGAGACCACAATCTAAAACATAGGAGCATAGGCAAACCGAAGTCCATCAaacaggaaagaaagaaatccaGAATGGTAACATAGGAGAATCTCTCCGCCTCCATCCTCCACCCCCCATCCCCACCTAAACAGAACCCAACAACCCCCGTAATCTAGCAAATGAGGAAATTTTAAGTTAAAAAGTGATGCAAAGCTGTCTTAGTCCTCACCTTATTGCACCAATAGATGTTTTGGGGGATACTCaccccctcctttcttttttccctccgttcctcccATCCTGGAGGGCCTACCTGCAAGGAGCACCCCCAAAAGCATCCTTTCTACCATAGAGAACAGCTAATTCTAAGGCCAGCTTGCTTCTTCTTGTGAAGTCGTGAAACAGCCATCTGCTCTTGGCTAAAACTTTGTTCCTTTAAAAGGCCTCTATGACACTCATCAATCAAGGAGGCTCCAGGAAAGGACCgtcgttatatatatatatatatatatatatatatatatatatatatatatatatatatatatatatatatatatatatatatatatatatatatatagacacacacacacacacaaaagaaaGAGGCTTTGATAGAATATGTATATAAAAGAAAAGCAACAGTAAAATCCAAGTGCAACAACAGCCAAACTTTGCTAGCATTCACTATCTTCCGGTCCATCTTTTTATTGCTTACAAAAATTTGAACTTAAACCAAAACATTCACAGACAAACTCATTACACAGTAAAACTAATCCACCAACACTAGAACCATTTCTTAGAGTAACATTTGAGGCCATCAAGAACTCATAGTTTTAGAACATAAATACATACTGGTGATGTAGATAAAGAGGGTGGGGAGgggggaagagagaaagagagagagagagcactgAACACTTGACATTAGTCACATGCATTTTGCAAGTAAAGAATATAACACCCATCAAAACCATATGTAAGATGCAGATAAAATGAGAAGTCTATCAAGTcaagaaaggggaaaaaatatCAAATGTTGAACAAGACAATTTCAATCATAAATTCCACATATGTCTCTGGTTCTTATGTATTAAAAGAGAAATCAGAGCACTGTATGCCAAACCAGGCCAAACCTTTTCAAAGACTTGAAAGAACATCTAAATATTCCCATTGACAAAGCAATTAGGACTAGCTAATTACTCAAAATGTTGCCACATACCATCCAACAGGATAGGAAAAGAAAGTCCAAGCAGTAACATGAATTTCTAAGGCTCAACTGTTGTCACCTGCTGCCACTCCCCATCCACTGCTTCTTTCCACAATGTAACAATGTTATTCCCATCAGCTACAGCCAAGATGTTCCCTGTCAATGACCACGACACCCTCCAAACAGGGGCCTTAAAATCATTCAGAACTTTACCATCCCACTGATCACCTTCCTTTGCCACTGTCCATATAACCACAGTCCCATCCTGTGAAGCACTAGCAATAGTAGACTTTGGGAGCCCCAAATTTGGTGCCCAAGCCACATCTCTCACCCAGTCAGAGTGCATCTGAAGAGCAGGAAAGCAATCCATCTTCCAGCTCCCATTGTACAGCTTCCACACCTTAACCGTGTTATCGCAGCCACCCGATGCAAGTTTCTGGACAGGATCAAGCTGTCCCgaaccgacaagggcacctggTGCCATTGCTGGAGCCCACGAGACAGAAGTAACTCCAACTGGGTGGGCTTGATCAATCCTAGTAGTGTCCCAACCTCCATCCGTTCGAGCAGTAAAGACCGAGATGTTCCCATCTGAGGAACCACATGCCAAGCAGAGGCCAAGCTCGTGGGGTGCCCATGCAATTGAATTGACAGAGGACTTGTGTTCAGTGAAGATGTGTGCCTGAGCCCACTCATCAGGCTTGCTCCCTTCCTTCCATATGATCACGCGGCCATCATAGCTGCAAGAGGCAAGCATCGATCCAAACTTGGGGTGGGCCCATGCTACCTGCCAGACTGGACCCTGATGGCCTGTCAAGGTAGCAAGATGCTGATGCGAGGAGCCACTGACTCCAATAATCTTGATGGTAGATTCAGAAGAGGCTGTGGCCAGGCGCTTGCCGTAGTAGTCCATTGACACATCATGGACCACATCTTGGTGACCTGTTTCTATTTTCTGAGAAGGCATTGTTCCAATTCTAAACTGAAAACTCTAAGTTTGTATTCGTtgcaaattcttttctttagttGCTTCCAGTGGAGGACACAACTCTGGCTGGACAAAATTGCAAGGAGGCATTAGAATTTAGTAGCCACCCAACTTGGCTGCAGCTAAGCATGATTTAAAGCTGAGATGAATAAGTATAGAGCTCGACTTCTTCATCAGAAATTATATATCATAGTTTATGCATCAATTTCCAGTTCATTAAACACACTGCCATATTTTCCAGAATTTGTTACACAAGGAATGCAACTGATCCTAAAACACAACCAACATAGCAAAATGGACAGATTATGGGGAAAAAACCAAAGAAAATGCAAACTTGATTCTTACCCTACTATTAAGATTTAAATCCCTGCAAACCTATCAGTGGGCACAATCTCAGGGTTATAACCAATTCACCTGAGATAAAGATCGGATCAAGCAAAGTAAAAAGAATATGTGAATCGACCCTCACAACATCATTCCTTATAATCTATAAGGCTCAAAAATTATCAAATATCACATTATATTTTTACACAAATTCAGCAATCAAGCAAAGATGAGATTATCCACAAAATTAAGTCACACATTTATGATAGATCAAACTTTAGAAAACAAAAACTTCGGACAAGAGAACATCAATCAGGGATCAAGTGAAACGTATTCAGCTCGAATGATTAGTATTTCCATGCCAGATCTCCTTCAAACAAGACAAGGCGGAGATCCACAAACCCCAATCAGGCTCCAAAGAAATCCACAAACGGACAAAGAAAGCCATAGCTAGATCCAGAAGCAAAGAGCCAAATGGAATTATTTGAAATCAAAGAACAGATGAAAGGATTACCTCTTCGATATCTCGCGCTCGCCAGATCGGCCGGAAGGGCAGCGCTCCTCACCTTCGATCCCTTTTCTTCGGGTACGGGAGTTTATGAATCATGCAAAGTGCCCGATTCCAGCCCGACCAGGCCCAACTTGGGATAGGCCGCGGCCCGGGCCTGAGAAAAACTCCGTTGATAACGATGTCCCATTCCGTTCCGTTCTGCCCAATTCTGATGAGATGAGACACGTACCCAGAAAACGGATTTTTGCATAAAGATCTacttatttaatgattttgcaaAAACAGAATAATGTATATTTATTGTTCTTTCTAATTTTGCTCCTAAAACTAAATTTAAATACGATATGGATCGTCTGAACAAATGTGTATAGGAAATTCTTGAATGTATATCACGCATTGTGCATTTAGATCCAGAAGCAAAATTATTGGCGAATTCTGAAATATACATCATTctggggaaaaaaaaacagaaatccaATGTTTTCTATAAaattaatagtaatataatgtaataattgtattgtatattataatataataacgaAAAAGATTTTCTAATGCAAAATTGATCCCTGAGTCTCCCAAAAGAAGGTGTAATCTGGGTTTGTTTCTGGTAAAATAATCTGCCCTGCATTGCTGCTAAAGTTTGTTGGTTGGCCCTATGCACTCTCCGGGGCAAATGACAATCTTGGACTCTAATAcacgtatgcatgcatgcatgggcGCAATACAGTGAAAGTTATATCATTATGAGTTTGGAAGTTATAGCTCAGTAAAATATTAGGGATGAAAGTAGATCGAataatatgtatttatttttgtattcgaATCTATCttaatatctatatttgtatCGATATCCGTTAAAGAAAAATGGATGCGAAAATGGATACACAACTATTTAATTTGTATTCgaatatttgattttatttataattctatttaattttatataaaatttattaaattttaagaaaaataaataaccacATTAACATTCTGTTAACTTGATTTATTATCTATTTGATAATATATTTGATTCCGtggtcataaaatttaattatccgatttatatttatatccgtttaaaataaatatggatatgaattcTTGTATCCGACTAATATCCACATCCATATTTGTATTCGGCAAATAAAGCAAATATGGATATAGACATACTAGTATCCAATCCGATTTTAACCCTATGAAATACTGTTCTCTGTTTCATTAACTTTGTTGAGTAccaaattatataaaattttcaaagtTGATTAAATGCTTGGCTAAGTTTAAGGTCTGTATGTCTTTTTATCCAGCATTTCTCGATCCTCTAAGTCTCCAAGACATGTCAGCAAAGTGAAATAAGTATGTCTTGAGTGGGTCTCAATTTAATGCAAAATAATTGCATCCAACAGAGCTTATTATGCGGCGCACTTCATCATATCATTTATCTCACACCAGAGGCAGCGGATTGGATGTCTGCACAACCTATTTGGGATTTCAGGCATTGAAATGTAGGAAAAACGTAGCCTTCTCTTGAACAAATGCTAAAACCACGTTGCAATTTTCTCTCAATGGATGTCTAAGGATAGCTGCTCCAGCACAGCTTGAATTTCTCTAGCTGAATACTCTGAAATTTTGTGTTATCTCTCACTTCTCGTCTCTGACAAGAGGTTAGGGTTTAATTTCGAGCGGCGTCGACTTTAATTTCTAAAATCTTGGCTCGATGAGCTCCGGCTCGAACTGGGTAGCATCGACCTAAAATCATAAAATTGGGTTTGGCTCGGAACCTCTCTTggcttaaaaaaaaacaaaaaattattttatttttcactaGGTTTAATATAAGGGAACTAGGGTCTTGACATTTCCTATGGTCTTTTGTTTTCCTGTCCAGGCCAGAGGTAGATGAGACATAGCAAATAGCAACAAATAGCAACAATCACCCCAGTGAAATATTTGCTGATTAAGAGATAAATGTTTGTACATAAATGAGGTTCAGTAGACATATATGTACTCCACAATAGATATTTTGAGAACAATCAAAGGGGGAAGAGAACTGTTGAGTACGCAGAAAAATagttgtgaaaaaaaaaaaacaagagacgAAAtagaaaggagaaagagaggctATTGAATAAAGAGGGGAATAAGATAGGTAAAGAATATGCAACAGTTAATAACAGTCTCTGAAGGTGCTTGTGAACACAATGCATAAACACCGTAGAAAAAATCTTGATTAAAGGTTTGTGTTAGTTTATCTGGTTTCTAATGTCGCCTGATTTGTTTGAATTATATTCTCATTCGAGTTTCTGTTGATATGGTAAACTACCACAAGAATAAGATCAGGGCCATACTAGTCCTTTTGGTTGTGTAGGTTGCTGGCATCCAATCACCATCCCTAGCATCTGGTTTAGAGACCAAGCACCCACCCATTTGTTGCCATCTTTAACACCCTTTCTCTAAAGTGGTTGTTTTCGATTCAAGAGATCAAGAAATATTGGATATTTTGACCTCAACTTAAAATGATATTCTTGATCTCCGTATTAACCGAGGTAAATAACTTCGCTAAAAATCGAGATGCTATTCTGCCCGTGCTAACAAAAATTAGCAGTAATGGTAACACTGCACTTACAGACTTACTGCTCGCACACGATGATTACCACATTATAAATATGGTGTCGACCATTACTATATAGTTAAGGCATGTCACACCAAATTAAATAATAGATATATAGTATACCTTATATAAAGAGGTAGACGAGGAATCCTTAAGAAAGCTCATtctgagaatttttttttttttttttacaaattctcTCTTTTCTATGTTGTTGTTTTCCTATTCTGATTTAAGCATCGAAAAATGTCTCCATCAAAAATCTTCCAATAATTAAATTTCTTGCAGGTTGACAGAATTCAGCTTTTCCTCACTCGGCCATATCCGACCTCACCTCTTTTTGGTTCCCATCGACCTCAACACAAGCCGTGGACGTTCACGATCCGTCATTATCCTTTCTTTTTGCTCTCATCAAAGGCTCACAAAGTGGACGTTCACGATCCGTCATTATCCTTCCTATGTCCTGTGCACTGGCACAGAATAAACGGCCGGATATCATAAATCGGGAAGATCCTCACATAAAAGAACGGCTTCCATATAATTTTATCGTCTGAGAGACCACCATCACCGTGAATTTCTCATCCGAGAGCATCTCGTCCTCTCATAATCACGCAAAGGCCTTTGGAGTCCGGCGTTCCAAACATGTTCACAACATGACCATACACCATTACACCTAGGGCTCGTTTGATTCGCgggaaacaatttttttttagaaatataATTCCTGAGAAATAAATTTCTAGAAAGAGGATGcttagaaaagtacttttgacatatttggttgatcatggaaaagtgacaaattttcaaaatgcttatgtttggttgggggtggttctatatacacccccctattgctcaggacacctcccaaaaattaaaaaaaaaattaaatactctctacaccccccatttgctaaggacacccctaaaaaattaaaaattcctaaattaccccccaccctccccaccccctcacctaaattgctttctacaccccccaaacccccccccaccccgctcttcccctccaaaacacccgccggcttctcctttccgcccaaaaaacctcgcctcaagcacctcgccggcggccaaaccccctccgtctccctttgaactgttccgcccaaagcacctcgccaacgcccaaaacccccccgttcccccttctccctctcgtcgccggcattctgttcggctgcacagagccggacagaacccttctgttcggctgcacagtgccggacagaagccttctgttcggcactgtgcagccgaacagaagagttcggttgagggttgccgaacagaaggcttctgttcggcactgttcagccgaacagaagccttttgttcggcgatccagtgccgaacggagcacgaaccgtgaaaaaaaaaaaatttcgaaacaaggtggaacacgtacctttgcggccgattcttcgtcccaaatcactagttgcttgtccatgcttcgaatggggcttaaatctccttcaaagatcgcctaaacgatgtaaatggatcgaggggtttaaggggggtttgaggggtgttttttttttcttttcaaaacgaaacggaggaggaggaagggggggtgtactgagaaaatttcaagggcaatatggtaattacactaaaggttagtttgggtatttttttttttggtttttggggggtgtccttagcaatagggggggtgtatatagaacccccctttggttggccatccactttcctgagaaagttatgtataattcctactatacccttaataaaaattagatctttaatgactctttaatgctgaaaggtctttttaaaa
It encodes the following:
- the LOC103710412 gene encoding protein transport protein SEC13 homolog B-like gives rise to the protein MPSQKIETGHQDVVHDVSMDYYGKRLATASSESTIKIIGVSGSSHQHLATLTGHQGPVWQVAWAHPKFGSMLASCSYDGRVIIWKEGSKPDEWAQAHIFTEHKSSVNSIAWAPHELGLCLACGSSDGNISVFTARTDGGWDTTRIDQAHPVGVTSVSWAPAMAPGALVGSGQLDPVQKLASGGCDNTVKVWKLYNGSWKMDCFPALQMHSDWVRDVAWAPNLGLPKSTIASASQDGTVVIWTVAKEGDQWDGKVLNDFKAPVWRVSWSLTGNILAVADGNNIVTLWKEAVDGEWQQVTTVEP